The Phoenix dactylifera cultivar Barhee BC4 unplaced genomic scaffold, palm_55x_up_171113_PBpolish2nd_filt_p 000139F, whole genome shotgun sequence nucleotide sequence CTCGAAGGAAGGAAAATCCTTCTTTctcgcgaaagatacaaccctctCCCATTCTGAAAATGCCTGCTGCGACAAAACAGCTGATCCACCTGAGCCTTTCCCCCACCTATCGCCCGAAGAAACCTCACTCTTTTCTAATTGCCGTCACCTTCCGCTCCCCCGTCAACCTCACTCTCCTAACTCATTGACTCCTCTCTCCCAGAGAATTAATGAAAGCAAACCCAAAGAGAGGTGGAGGGGAAAGAGTGAAgttttcccttcttctcctcctcctcctcctccttgttcttcttctcccaTGGCTCTCCACCACCCTCGGATCCTCTTTCCGGTGCCCAACGCCACGCTTTGCATCACCAATTGCGACGAACCATGTCAATTCTACAGCATGTGCTCTCCTCCTCCTACTTACTCTTCTCTCCCCTTCAACTCCACCCCCGACGCCACCACCATCCAGTTCCACCACGGCTCCACCCTCCTCCCAAACCTCCtcatcgccgccgccgccctcgtCGCCGCCTCCTTCATCCTCCTCGCCGTCTTCTACGCCCTCCTTCGCttccgcggccgccgccgccgcctcgccgccgccgcagccgCCGCCGGCGGTGGCGGCGAGGATGACCTCTTCGTGATGGGAGAGCCGGCCGACGTCCACCACGTGTGGTACGTCCGCACCGTCGGCCTTGACGAGCCCACCATCCAGTCCATCGCCGCCTGGGCCTACAAGCCCGGCGACGGCCTCCTCGGCGCCGCCGACGACGGCTGCCCCGTCTGCCTCGCTGACTTTCGCGAGGGCgagctcctccgcctcctccccaAGTGCGGCCACGCCTTTCACCTCCCTTGCATCGATACCTGGCTCCGATCCCACCTCAACTGCCCCCTCTGCCGCGCCCCTATCGTCGCCCTGCCCCACGCCGCCGCCAGCGATCCGGTGGAACCCAATACAGGCTCCTCTGCTCTCGAGGAGGATTCCCAAATGGCCGTCCGGCCACAGGAGGCTGATCGTGGGGGACCCGAAGTGGAAACAGAGCGTGGAATCGCGGAAACTGGAGGTGCAATCGACCCAATAGCAGCACCTTCTTCTCCGCCACCAAGTTCTCAGCTTCGGGCGCCGAGTGATCTGGGGGAAGACGGGTTGCAGCAGGTTTGCCGGTCGGTCTCCATGGGCTCATCCTCCCTTGGTGTTCTCCTTCTCAAGAGAGATCCACAGGAAGGACCCGGCGAGGAGAGGAAAGATCCTGACTTGGAAGAAGAAAGCACTCCTAAGAACAGGGGAAAGCAGGGGCATGCTTCAAAGGGAGCTGCTCAGCAGAAGGATCCTCAGGAAATGGAAGGGTCTCTATCTAGCAGCAGTGGGAGGTTCTTGTTGACGAGACATGGACGAGGCCAGAGTGCAGTACTTCCATTGTGACATGGAACACAGTTTTCTCTTCTGCTAGTTTATGCTACAACGATATCCTCTCAAGTTCCTGCGATATAGAATTTTGATAATATGGTGTGTTCTCGGCAAGATGGGAGCTGCCTGTCTCTGTTGATACAATTATGTACAGACTGGAAAGGTAAAAGAGAAATATTGCCTGTGTCGGATGCTGTATAAAGAGTACCAGCTTATAGACATACCTTTTGTGCTTATATGATATGAATGGATGAAAGAGTACCTGACGGCCTTCCCTGTATGCtaatcttcttgattatagttaATTACTTGATGGACATAATTTTGGAGGCCTAGATGTTCTTTTAGCATGTATGCCACATTTTATTTCTATACAGATGACCAAACAAGAACAGTTCCAATCTAGGCCacaaaaataaatcaatttaCCTGCTTCAGTTCACTTGCAAACAAATAAAATGTTTTTCCCTTCAAAATTATCCTAACCTTGAATACTGAAGTTatgaattattttttgttttcattgtGAATGTTTTCTAAATCTGTACACaagcaactgaattctgttcaTAAGAATGTGAAATGGAGGTAAAGTTTGTATGTTTTGAATGGCAAAACCTTGTTGTTTGATTCCACAAATTAAGTTAtaattctttctctctttttttttgttttagttgtGGCATTTTTGTTGTTGGATAATTCTCTTATAGCAGTTATCTCTGCACCTCATAATGGCGATTCTTCCAATTCAGAACCTTCGTAACAATCTGTAAATGTCTGTGAAATTGTATTCATGGTATGCCACTTGCTGGATCTTAGTCTTAACTTTTGGATTTAGTTGGTTCATATGGTCTCCAGTTATATTAGTTGTTTCTGCATTTAATATAGTTCAGTAGAATATATAGGCTAATGACAACTGTTTTTgttgtaaaatattttttttttttggatgaagtgGGAGGCAAAGCGACTCGGCCTTTATTAGAAAAATGAAGTTTACAGAAACTATTTATAAAGaatttgcaagaaaaaaaatataaaaaagtaataaaatttttttataaaaggtcGTGGTCTGTAAGTAGACCTGTTAAACTATTCAACAAGCTGAACAATCTCATAAGTGATTTGAAGGATCTCTATATCTTCAATGTGCAACTATATAAGCTAGACATCCTGATGTGAGTCaaccttttttttataaaaaaaatagattaatATCTCTCAACATGCGGCGCCAATGCTGCAAGGTTATTTTCAAGTTTGAAATGAGAATCAAGCAGCTTCTCTGAACATAAATGCTTCCAGCTGAAAAAAGTTGATAAGATTTTCTGCAAAACACAATAGATAGAACTTGATTTCTTTAAGAAAATCCGAGCATTTTGctccttttatattttctaacaGACAACAACCATCAACTGATCTGTAGCTTTTCTTATTGATTGTtggaattttctatttttccatttAGTCCACAGATCACCAATGCTAGTAAGCTATTCTCTCAGATTTAGCTGCACTTTAATTATTGTTCATAAACTATGGACAAATGGGCACCTAATTAGTAGATGGGAGATCATTTCGGTTCTTTTTCCACACAACACATATCCATCAG carries:
- the LOC103717976 gene encoding RING-H2 finger protein ATL52-like, translated to MALHHPRILFPVPNATLCITNCDEPCQFYSMCSPPPTYSSLPFNSTPDATTIQFHHGSTLLPNLLIAAAALVAASFILLAVFYALLRFRGRRRRLAAAAAAAGGGGEDDLFVMGEPADVHHVWYVRTVGLDEPTIQSIAAWAYKPGDGLLGAADDGCPVCLADFREGELLRLLPKCGHAFHLPCIDTWLRSHLNCPLCRAPIVALPHAAASDPVEPNTGSSALEEDSQMAVRPQEADRGGPEVETERGIAETGGAIDPIAAPSSPPPSSQLRAPSDLGEDGLQQVCRSVSMGSSSLGVLLLKRDPQEGPGEERKDPDLEEESTPKNRGKQGHASKGAAQQKDPQEMEGSLSSSSGRFLLTRHGRGQSAVLPL